The Candidatus Zixiibacteriota bacterium genome contains the following window.
AAAGCTGGAAGAGGAAGTGAAAGCCCTGAAGGAAAAAGTTAAGATTTACTAATTAAAACCTGAAAAAGTCAAACGAAAAGGTCGGGCAAGGTGCCCGACCTATGGGGATTTGATACTTTACACCCTCGTAGACGTCCGCCTGAGTGGACTACCTCATAATTTCGGTAACAGATTTTAATTTGTCAAGCGGTGTGATATAACCTAATCCTCCATGTCTTCTTTGATAATTATAGCGATACATAAAGCCTTCTAACTCAGCTACAAAATCCTCCTTAGATAGTGATTTGGTTTGAAGCCTTATGCACTCATCAGATAATATCCTCCAGAACCTCTCAATCTTACCATTGGGCTGCGGACGATAGGGTAAGGTATATCTATACCTGATGTCAAAAATCCCAAGCATGGTCTCAAAAAAATGGGTCTTCTTTGCTCTACTGCTGGTATAGGCAGTAAACTCAGAACCGTTATCTGTCATGACCTCCTCTATCTTAAATCCATGCATCGCAAACCACTTACACCCATTGAAAAACGCCTTGGTTGCTGTGGCACTCCGCAGATCTCTTATCAGCTCGACATAACAAAGCCTGGTGCAGTCATCCAAGAGACCTAATAGATGATACTTAGCCCTCTCAATAAACAGGGTTATCGATAAATTATAGGTATCCGCATGTGCAAGCTCGCCCGGATACCTCTTCTCATACCTTTTTATCTTCTCCTTACGCTTCTTATTTAAGGGATAACGCTTAAAGGTACGGTAGATCGTCAATACTGATGGATGTACCTTGAAATTATCATTGCCCTTTATAAGATGAAATATCTCAAATCCACTCGCCTGTAAACGACGTTGAATCTTGACTATTGTCCTTTCTTCTTCCTTTGAAAGGATCTTTAATTGCCCCAGCTTAGGTCCTCTCTTCTGAGGTAAAAGCGCATCCACTTTCTTACCAGATTTGATCCATCGCTCATAATACTTCCGGATGTTTTTGCGATGAACTCTGTATGCCTTACAGATCTCCTCTACTGTATTGAAATTCTCCGACCTCTTCTGCCTTACTCGCTCATACTCCTGTACTACCGATAACCATTTGGACGTCAGTCCTAATCTGATAGACTTTGTCATGGTAACGGTCTCCTTTCCCAATTACTACTATAACTGAAAAACCGTTACCGAAATAGTGAAAAACTACACTCTGGCGGACCAGCCCCGCGATAAAGGATATTCCCTGAAAAAGTCGCGTAGCGTAGGCTTCAGGCCTCAGCCTAAAGTATGCACCCCCAAATCCTGGTTGGCAAACTAGTGAAAATAGAGCAAAAAAGAAACCTTTTGGAGGTCTATCACGATTCAAAACTAATCAAAACTGTTACCTGTGTCAGTTGATTGATCTGTAACCTATGCTACTTGATAATACACTGAAGGGTTGCTCTCCTGAGATCACTCCTTCAGGGGTCTCTTAAGCTCCGCCGCTTAGCGCTTTTAATTTTTCCCTGACCTCCTGTACATACAAGGAGGTGGGGAATTTTTTTAAGAAAAGCTCAAAGGTCTCTTTGGCTTTCTGGTTTTCCTTCAAATCCTGCATGTAAATCTCCCCAATAGATTTTAGTGCCAGTGGAAGATAGGGGCTTTGAGGGAATTTGTCATTTA
Protein-coding sequences here:
- a CDS encoding integrase core domain-containing protein; this translates as MTKSIRLGLTSKWLSVVQEYERVRQKRSENFNTVEEICKAYRVHRKNIRKYYERWIKSGKKVDALLPQKRGPKLGQLKILSKEEERTIVKIQRRLQASGFEIFHLIKGNDNFKVHPSVLTIYRTFKRYPLNKKRKEKIKRYEKRYPGELAHADTYNLSITLFIERAKYHLLGLLDDCTRLCYVELIRDLRSATATKAFFNGCKWFAMHGFKIEEVMTDNGSEFTAYTSSRAKKTHFFETMLGIFDIRYRYTLPYRPQPNGKIERFWRILSDECIRLQTKSLSKEDFVAELEGFMYRYNYQRRHGGLGYITPLDKLKSVTEIMR